The sequence AACAATAATCGTGGCACGACTAAATATCCCTCTTAAAATACCTCTTTTACTTTTCTTCAGTAATCTTTTGACCGTATTGTTATTGCTAATGGTTTTGTCCTCCTAAAACAGATATCAAAGGTTATTATAACATAAATAACCGGTCATTTTTTAAAAGCAATAAAAAACGAGGCAGGATAATCAGCTTTGATCCAACCTCGGTTTTATTAACATAATCAATTGTTAACGACGTGTTCTATAGAAATAGACACCTGCCACAGCAACGATTACAAGACCTACAGTAGTTAACAAAAGCCCTGCTTGTTCACCTGTTGATGGTAAAACAAATTTTGCTTTTTGCTTGGTTACTTGCTTTGAAGTTGTTGTAATGTTTGTTGTTGTCGGAACATTCGTTTGAGAAACTGTCGCTTTTGTCTGTGTTGTTGAAGTTCCCGTCGTACTAGTAGCTGTTTCTGTAGTAGTTGAATTATTATTTGTTGTGCTTGTTTCTGTTGTTGCTTCGCTAGTTGTCGTTTCAGAAGATGACGAAGTTGTTGTTTCAGTAACAGTTGTTGTTTCCGCTTGTCTCTTTACTCTAGAACTAGCCCTACCATATGCGAATTCAATACGAGCGTAGCCTGTTTGATTGGAATAATTAATATTATTTCCTGAAATAGCAATAGTGTTGCTGACATCTTTACCAGCAGATTGAGCAGAAGTTAAACGAGTAGTATAAGAGATAAAGATAGCATTGTTACTGGATCCTGGAATTGTATAGGTAAATCCTGTTGTTAGACCTGAATCATTCGTTTGATAAGCAACATTTTTTGAAAAATCCTCAGCATAAGGTCGCGAAGCAGCTTCGTCTAAATTGTCAACATCATCACCAGCAACATACTGTAAACGTGCAGCAACCAAAGACTCTTTTACAATTTCTTGATCTTCTCCGACAACATCAGTCAAAGTCAAATTATCAATAGCACCTTGTTTGTTATTAATGAGAACTTTCCAGTGAATTAAACCAGGATTACTTTTATCCTGATAACCCACTTTGTTAACGTCTGGACTTATTGGCGTAATATCTTTATCTTTAACATAAGTGCTATAAGCAACATTATTATAATTAAAGTTTACAACACCAGGAATAGAAATATTGTTATGATTCAATTGCGCATTAAAATTTAGTGTCATAGCCTTATCATTAGGCAGTTTTTCAAAAATATCAGTAAAAGTAACCGTCACTTCTCCTGTATTAGGATCAGTTGTTGCTTTACCAGCTAATTGCCCATTGGTATGCATAACATCGAAAGTAAGAGCAGTCGTAAATTGTAATTGCTCTGGCAATTTAATGGTTAAAGTATCTCCAGCCTTAATACTGACTTCATCTGGGAAAGTAATAGAATTACTGAAAGAAAGTGGTTCCCAATAGTTAACAGCATTAGATGGATCATTAGAAAGTGCTTTACCATCTGATTTTGTGATAGAAGCCGTATTTGTATAATTTGTGACTTGGTCAGCTTTTACAATCTTCGTTGCCCAAAAAGCTCCCAATAAAATAGTAAGGACTGAAACCAAGCTTAATAGTTTACGTTTCATTTTCATAATAGAATTTTCTCCTTAGTTAATCTGTAGAATATTTTGAATTATTATATCTACATCATACATTTTAACATAAAAATGCTGTTTTTAACAAGAAGTCTTCAATTGTTATTATTTTGTTATTTTAATGTTCTTATAATCTTTCACTTATCTTTGTATCATAAAATTTTGTTTTGAAGATTTTGTGCACAATGATTTCGTGTTAATACTCAATAACTATGCCAAACAACACCGTGTTTTTTTGAATATAAAATAATTGACTAATTATTGTTATTTTATATATTAAATTAATTGACTATACTTAAATAATTATTTATAATAATATATAAAATAATTGACTGGAGTAAGCTTATGCCAAAAAGAATTCAATATTCAAACCAAAATTTAAAATATTACAAGCAAATCTCTCATCTCTTCGAAATATAGCTAATTGGACAGCTGAAGAGTTAGGCGCTAAAATCGGTGTTACCAAACAAACCATTAGTAATCTTGAAAATTCTAATGGACAAACAAATAATTTAAATTCCACACAATATCTTGCTATTCGTTCTGTCATTGATCATGAAATCACTATCACTGATAATCCTGTTTTAAAAAAAGCAATGGACTACTTATTCAACCAAGAACAAGACAATATAGATTCAAACATAAAGTTAAAATTGGCTAAAGACATAAAAATCGCACAACTTGGAGCCGCATCAAAAGCTGCATATACTTCTCAGATAACAAACAGTGAACAGACAAATCTAGAGAGAAAAACAATGGCTGTTTTCGCTTTGCTTCCTTTAACTGCGTCTATTTTAGGTTCTACTACTTCCACTTATAAGACCTTTTCCTTTTTTGATGATGTGATTCCTCCTTGCTAAAATAGATTTTTTACTGCTAACAAAAAAGTTTAGAGACTATTGAAATACATCTTCTAATTAGATTTCTTGTCTAATTTTTGAGGTGTAATTCACTGTTACTCTAAACTTTCTACTTTTTTTAATTTTTAATCAACATCAATATTCATTCATAGAGACTGGCACCATTACTTTCAATAACCTTTTTATACCAAACAAATGATTTTTCTTATAGCGCGCCAAACTTCCAGAACCATCATCGTTGCGATCAACATAGATAAAACCATAGCGTTTACTAAGTTGTGCAGTTGATGCAGAAAACAAGATCTATCGGTCCCCAAGTCGTATAACCAAGTAAGTCTACGCCATCTTGCAGGGCTTCTCCTACCTGTATCAAATGTTTTTGAAGATAATCAATGCGATAATCATCTTCAACAGTTGGTCCATCTGAACCTTTAACAAGAATATCTTTGGCACCTAGACCGTTTTCTACAATAAATAGTGGTAATTGATAACGATCATAAAAGTTGTTAAGAACTAGTCGTAAACCAACAGGGTCAATTTGCCAACCCCATTCCGAAGCTTGAAGATAAGGATTTGAAAGACCTCCCAAGACATTACCTCTTCCTGAATTGTAGTCTTCAGGATTATGAGCTGCTGCTACTGACATATAGTAAGAGAAGGAAATAAAATCAACAGTATTTTCGAGCATTAGCTCCTTGTCACCTTCAGCCATTTGAATGTCAATATTATTGTCTTTAAAATAACGTTTAATATAGTTAGGATATTTCCCACGTGCATGCAAGTCACTAAATAGATAATTTTGATTTTCAAACTCTCGAACAGCTAATTGATCCAATGGATCTGCAGTCATTGGATAAGCAGGCATAGCAAGAACCATACAGCCAATTTTAAAATCTGGATTGATTTCATGTCCAACTTTAGTTGCAAGAGCGGATGCCACTAATTCATGATGAACAGCTTGATAAAGATCCTGTTTGCTTAATTGTTCGGGATCAGTAATAATACCTCCTGACATAAACGGCGCATGTAAAACAGAATTAACTTCATTAAAAGTTAACCAATAGTTCACCTTATCTTTATAACGTGTAAATACTGTGCGTACATAACGTTCATAAAAAGCAATTAACTCACGATTGGCCCAGCCATTATATTTTTTAGCTAAATGAAGAGGTGTTTCATAATGCGATAAAGTAACCAATGGTTCAATATCATATTTTGCTAATTCATCAAAAACTTTATCATAAAAAGCAAGGCCGGCTTCGTTTGGCTCCAAATCATCTCCATTTGGAAAAATACGAGTCCAGGCAATAGAAAGACGAAATACTTTAAACCCCATTTCAGCAAAAAGAGCAATATCCTCCTTATAACGATTATAAAAATCAATGCCAACTAATTTAAGGTTATCTTCCGTCGGTTCTTCCGTAATCAATGGACTTGAAGAACCCGGTTGAGCAACTCCTCCTTTTGGCGTAACATCCTGAACAGATAAGCCTTTGCCATCTTGATTATAAGCGCCTTCAAACTGATTAGCAGCTGTTGCACCGCCCCATAAAAAATTTTCTGGAAATGTGTATGACATCATCTTTTTTTCCTTTCACTATTGATAATACTATTATAAAACTTTTAGCAGGAAAAAAACTGCTACTATCTTGTGAAAAATTGATACTATCCTTTGATATAAAAAAATCCTCCTTCATAAAAGGAGAATCATATTTAAAGATAAATAAAAGTCATTTTTGATTGAGGCTGTATAAGACGCCAATTAAGAATATTGGGGCTGGGCATTTCACTCACAATAAAACTGCCATCACTATTAAGATACTCTACAAAAGCAAGATGACTAGAAGACTCTGCATCAGATAGACGAGAAGGTAGGCAGGCTATAGCTCCAACTTTTGCCTGATTACCCGTTGTATAACCTTTCTGAACTGCTTCTTCTCTCCATTTGCCAGCATTTTCACCTAAGTGAGAACTAATTTCCTTACCTAACTGAGCTGTTCTATTATAAATATACCAAAAAGCACTTCCATAGCTATAATCATTACCATCATAGCCAAATTTCACGGTTTGATCGTTTGGTAAATTGTAAGTTAACCTAGCTTCTTGAGCACTATTTAATTTAACATTATAAAAACCCGTTAAAATAATATCTTTTTCTTCCATTTCCCCATCCTTAATCTCTTTAAATCTCTTTTTTTGTTGTCTGCTAATCAGTCTTGTAAAGAACTACATATTTCTTATATCCTATACTTAAAATTATAATCATTATTATGACAAATGTCAATATTATATTTCATTTTAGTTACATAATGTTTCTGGGAAAATACAACGTCTTGAATTGATGTGTTCTTTTTATGAGTCTGATATGCTACAATAATACTATCTTCTGATAAAAAGAATGGGAGAAAAATGAAAGCATTTTTAACAGATGAAAATTTCAAGCATGAGATTAACTTTGATAATGATTTGCTACCTTATAAAATTTATCAAACAACTATTGCTAATGGCTGTCCAGATACCCTTTTTCATTGGCATCCAGAAGTAGAAATTTCTTATATTTATGAAGGTACAGCTCAATATCACATTGATTATGATTATTTTAATAGTCAAACTGGTGATATTATCCTTATCCGTCCTAATGGTATGCATTCTATTCACCCTATCGAAAATAAAATGCAAAAAGCTCAGACAATACTTTTCCATTTAGATTTGGTTGGCTATTCTCTTTTGGATCAAATTAGTCTTTGTTATTTGCAGCCTTTGCAAAACTCTACTTTTAAATTTGTCCCTTGTATCAAGCCAGACATGTTAGGTTATCAGGACATCAAAAATTGTCTTTTTACTATTTTCGATATTTATCAGCGACAAGGACGCCATTTTGAACTCTTACTCAAAGCAAAATTACAAGAATTAATCTATCTCCTCTACTTTCATCAATACGTCCTGCGAAAGCATTCTGATGATATGTACCGCAAAAATGAGAAAATTCGTGAATTGATTGATTATATTCATCAGCATTATCAAGAAAAATTGTCTATTATCTCTTTAGCTGATATTATCGGCTATAGCAAAACTCATTTTATGACCGTTTTTAAACAACATACCGGAACTTCCTGCACAGATTTTATTATTCAATTCCGACTGAGTAAAGCCTGTGATTTATTAGTCAATTCCATTAAGCCAATTCTCGAAGTTGCCTCCGAAGTTGGCTTTACTAACCTCTCTAATTTTAATCGCCAATTTAAACGTTATTATCAAATTACTCCAAGTCAATATCGTAAACAATTCAAAAAAGCACAAAAGGAGCGATAAATATTCACTCAATAAGAGCAAGAGCAACTCTATTGAGTATAAAAAATTCATCTGATAGTTTTGTTTGCTGCGAGATTTTTTAAGAGCTGCTTGTGAGGTGAGTCATTGACAGAACTTAAAGTTAGTAAAGCAGGAAAATTCACTAAACCAATACAAATAAATCAATATTGTATTTTAAGTCATAAAAACTAGTCTCTATACCCTATTTTCTGGTGTAGAGATTTTTTAATACTTCTGTTGAATAGTTTGTATTAGTGCTTGGAGAGAGTGATACTTGTTAGGTTGTTCACAGTATTTATGTTTCATCTCATTGTTCTTTTCGGCAGATCTTTAGATGGGAAATTGAGTCAAAAACAGGACTATTTGGTAAACCAAATCCTGAGCCCTGACTTCATAGAGTTTTGTCCATAACACTGAATATTATTAACAAAAGTTCAGAAATAGTTTTGATACCATTGACAGGACATTTTTTATTTGGTGCAACATATCAAATTCTTCCTTAATACTAGTTTAGCATAAGAAAAAGAAACCCAAGTACTCTAAAAATGAGTCATTGAATTTCTTAACTTAGTGACATTGAGATATTCATTAGGTCTTCTTTTTTAAAAACGTTTAGTTCACTTCTTTTAACCATTAATTAATCAAAGAACTATATAATTAAAGAGAACCTTTTAGTTTGGGCTTTATTTAACGGCTGTAAGAAGGTAATCTCCTGCTTCTACAGTCCGTTCTTGAGTCGTCAAGACGTCTTCAAATTGATCTGAATTAGTGACAATAACGGGTGTAATGACCGGAAGTCCAGCAGCCTTTATAGCATTGACATCAAATTCAAGAAGGGTTTGGCCAGCTTCAACATGATCGCCAACTTCAACAAAAGATTTGAAACCTTTACCTGCAAGAGAGACAGTATCCATACCAATATGAATAAGAATTTCTGCACCATTTTCAGTCCTTAAGCCAACAGCATGTTTAGTTGGAAAGATAAGTGTTATTTCACCTTTAGTTGGTGCAACAACAATACCATCATCTGGATCAATAGCAATTCCTTTACCCATAGCACCTGAAGCAAAGACTTCATCAGGAACATCTTCCAATTTAACTACTTTGCCAATGAGTGGACTAGAAATGATTTCTTGTTTAATTTCTTTGAGTTCTTTAACAGGTTCTTCCTTATTATCAACATCACTGTCTGTACTTGTTGGTTCACCATAAAGATAAGGAATTTTAACAAATTGTGTTAAAACAAGACCAAGAACAAAGTTCATTGCAATAGCGATTAGGAAATGGATTAAGGTCATTGAATTTTTAGGATCAATGAAGGAAGGAATAGCAAAGAGTCCCAGACCTCCCATAACCTGCATTTTTACATTAAAGAGAGCAAGATAGGCGCCTGAAAGAGCTCCAGAAATACAGGTCATGATAAATGGCATACGCATTGGAAGTGTAATACCATAAATAGCTGGTTCTGTTACACCGAAAAGGGCAGAAATAAAAGCTGGAATAGATAATTGTCTAACCTTATTTTCTTTGGTACGCATCATGATATTAAGCAGTGATCCAGCTTGAGCAAAACAAATGGCGATAGTCGCTACAAGAATGACACCAGATCCCTTTTGCAGTTCCAAAATAGCAAGTGGAACAAGGCCCCAGTGAAGACCAAACATAACAAGCACTTGCCACGTAGCACCAAGAACAATGCCGTAAATAACTGGATTAAAGCCATAAATGCCTGTAAAGACGGCACCTACAAGATCAGATGCCCAACTCATCACAGGACCAATAACTAAGAAGGAAAGTGGAACAGTTATTAAAATTGTAAAGAAAGGAACAACGAATACCTTAACCACATCTGGAATAATCTTTTTAAAGAAAGCTTCTATTTTGGAACCGGCCCAAATCGCTACAATGATTGGTAAGACAGTCTGCAAATAACTAGAGGCTGGGAAAATAATTGGTATCCCAAAAAATGTTGAATAAATAGGAGATTCAATTAAGGTTCCTTGGAACAAAGTATAAAGCGGCTGTTTAGCTGTAAAACTAGCTGCAATATTAGGATAAACAAGAGCAAAACCAATAGCTAAAGCTGTAAATTGATCCATTTTAAAACGTTTAGCTGCTGTAAGTGCAAGAATCAAAGGCAAGAATTGGAAAAGCCATCGCCTGCTGCATTGAGAACAACATAAGCACCATCTGTTTTCGAGACTCCTACTGCTGCTAAAATAGCAACTAGACCTTTAATCATACCTGCTGCTGAAAGAACCCCCAGCATTGGTTGGAACAGTCCTGAAACGAGAGCAATGAAGCGATCAAAAAGATTTCCTTTTGGAATATCTCCCTCATCCACATCAATACCGCCTTCTCCAGTAATGCCACTTACTTTTAGTACAGTATCATAGACATCAGGAACATGATTTCCGATAACAACTTGATATTGTCCACCTGCTTTGACAACAGTCACAATACCTTCACGTTGTTTGAGGTAATCATCATCAGCCTTGCTTTCATCTTTGAGAGTGAAACGCAAGCGAGTAACACAGTGAACAAGCTTAACGATATTATTTTTGCCACCAACATGGGAGACAATATCTTGCGCTAATTCGGTATAATCTTTAGCCATTTTGGGCTCCTTTCTTTTTTCTGGTCTTTTGCAATTTTATCCTTATGAGGCGTAAAAACAGAAAAAACCTAAACAAATACCAAATAAATACAACAAAACACTTGTTTGCAATCTATTTCGTATTCATCTAGGTTTTGCCTGCATGACCAGTAACAATCCTTACAAAATTATTATAGCAGATTATTTAACTTTTGCAAACGCTTTTTTATAAAAATTAAAAGACAATTAAGAACCTCCTTATAAACTGAAGCGCAGAGTAAATGTAAGTTCACATTTAGAGGAGATAAAACTTTTCATGATCTAGGCAAAAGAAAAAAGACAAACCTCAAGTAAGTTTGTCTTCAATCTGAAACTAATCTTTATTGACTAGTCTCTAGACGTTGAATATGGATGGTCAGGTAAACCTGTTCATCTCTACTCATAGCAAAATTATAAGCGGATTCTACATAAGATTTAATTTTTTCTGTGCAAGCAAAGGCATGGGGATAATTTTCTTTTACCTGTTCATAGAGGAAAGCGTCATTTTTCCCTTGAACAAGACCATTAGCTACGCGTTGAGCAAAGTATTGAACATGGGTGATAAACCGATTATAACTGATTGATTCTTCATCTCTAACCTCTCCAAAATGCAAACGAACAATTTCTAAAATATCACTAACAATTTTAGAAATAAGGCGATTCTTTTCTAACAGACCACCATCTTTTTGTGCATTAATAAAATGCAAGGCAATGGAAGCCGCTTCATCATCTGCCAATTGAAGCTTCATTTTTTCTTTGACCAACTCAATCGTATCTTTTCCTAATTGGAACTCCTCAGGATAAAATTTTCTGACTTCCCAAGCAAGAGGATTTTGCAAGGTAAGACCTTCTCTGGTTCTTTGGATAGTATAATGAAGGTGGTCAGCCAAGGCAATATAAAGGGAAATGTCAAAAGTTTGTCCTAACTTTTCTTGCCCTTGATGAATAATTTCAAGAACCAGATCAATTTCTTCGCTATCAAGATCAACATAAACAC comes from Streptococcus troglodytae and encodes:
- the wapA gene encoding wall-associated protein WapA, translating into MKMKRKLLSLVSVLTILLGAFWATKIVKADQVTNYTNTASITKSDGKALSNDPSNAVNYWEPLSFSNSITFPDEVSIKAGDTLTIKLPEQLQFTTALTFDVMHTNGQLAGKATTDPNTGEVTVTFTDIFEKLPNDKAMTLNFNAQLNHNNISIPGVVNFNYNNVAYSTYVKDKDITPISPDVNKVGYQDKSNPGLIHWKVLINNKQGAIDNLTLTDVVGEDQEIVKESLVAARLQYVAGDDVDNLDEAASRPYAEDFSKNVAYQTNDSGLTTGFTYTIPGSSNNAIFISYTTRLTSAQSAGKDVSNTIAISGNNINYSNQTGYARIEFAYGRASSRVKRQAETTTVTETTTSSSSETTTSEATTETSTTNNNSTTTETATSTTGTSTTQTKATVSQTNVPTTTNITTTSKQVTKQKAKFVLPSTGEQAGLLLTTVGLVIVAVAGVYFYRTRR
- a CDS encoding CHAP domain-containing protein; protein product: MISRQQKKRFKEIKDGEMEEKDIILTGFYNVKLNSAQEARLTYNLPNDQTVKFGYDGNDYSYGSAFWYIYNRTAQLGKEISSHLGENAGKWREEAVQKGYTTGNQAKVGAIACLPSRLSDAESSSHLAFVEYLNSDGSFIVSEMPSPNILNWRLIQPQSKMTFIYL
- a CDS encoding AraC family transcriptional regulator, which encodes MKAFLTDENFKHEINFDNDLLPYKIYQTTIANGCPDTLFHWHPEVEISYIYEGTAQYHIDYDYFNSQTGDIILIRPNGMHSIHPIENKMQKAQTILFHLDLVGYSLLDQISLCYLQPLQNSTFKFVPCIKPDMLGYQDIKNCLFTIFDIYQRQGRHFELLLKAKLQELIYLLYFHQYVLRKHSDDMYRKNEKIRELIDYIHQHYQEKLSIISLADIIGYSKTHFMTVFKQHTGTSCTDFIIQFRLSKACDLLVNSIKPILEVASEVGFTNLSNFNRQFKRYYQITPSQYRKQFKKAQKER
- the licT gene encoding BglG family transcription antiterminator LicT, giving the protein MKIEKVFNNNVVQVLGINNEEIIVMGKGLGFQKKPGDEVNQDLIEKRFILQNTDTDMVGELSRVYVDLDSEEIDLVLEIIHQGQEKLGQTFDISLYIALADHLHYTIQRTREGLTLQNPLAWEVRKFYPEEFQLGKDTIELVKEKMKLQLADDEAASIALHFINAQKDGGLLEKNRLISKIVSDILEIVRLHFGEVRDEESISYNRFITHVQYFAQRVANGLVQGKNDAFLYEQVKENYPHAFACTEKIKSYVESAYNFAMSRDEQVYLTIHIQRLETSQ